From Micromonospora nigra, one genomic window encodes:
- a CDS encoding cysteine desulfurase family protein — translation MSPTPVYLDSATAAPLHPVARQALLAALDDGWADPGRLYSRARRARQLLDAAREATAVTLGVRADELSFTPSGTTAAHGAVLGGLAGRGRVGRVLVHSAIEHSAVLHAAERHVADGGVATSVPVDRLGGLDLDAWSAAVAAPGVALATLIAASHEVGTVQPVATAAATCADVGVPLHVDAAQVVGRCPLPTGWSLLTASAHKWGGPPGVGLLVVRKGTRWESPWPADERESGRTPGTLNLPAVVAAAASLRAAAADAAAEAARLAPLVDRIRARVAAEVPDVEVVGDPDHRLPHLVTFSCLYVDGEALLHALDRRGFAVSSGSSCTSSTLRPSHVLAAMGVLSHGNVRVSLHRETTEADVERFLAELPGVVAGLRAEAGVMGL, via the coding sequence GTGAGCCCCACCCCGGTCTACCTGGACTCGGCCACCGCCGCTCCGCTGCATCCGGTCGCCCGGCAGGCGCTGCTGGCGGCGCTCGACGACGGCTGGGCGGATCCGGGCAGGCTGTACTCGCGCGCCCGCCGCGCCCGTCAGCTGCTCGACGCCGCGCGGGAGGCCACCGCGGTCACGCTCGGCGTCCGCGCCGACGAGCTGTCCTTCACCCCCAGCGGCACGACGGCCGCGCACGGCGCGGTGCTGGGCGGCCTGGCGGGTCGCGGTCGGGTGGGCCGGGTGCTGGTGCACTCGGCGATCGAACACTCGGCCGTGCTGCACGCGGCGGAGCGCCACGTCGCCGACGGCGGCGTCGCGACGAGCGTGCCGGTGGACCGCCTGGGCGGGCTGGACCTGGACGCCTGGTCGGCGGCGGTCGCCGCGCCGGGGGTGGCGCTCGCCACGCTGATCGCGGCCAGCCACGAGGTGGGCACCGTGCAGCCGGTAGCGACGGCGGCGGCGACCTGCGCCGACGTGGGGGTTCCGCTGCACGTGGACGCGGCGCAGGTGGTGGGGCGGTGCCCGCTGCCGACCGGCTGGTCGCTGCTCACCGCCAGCGCCCACAAGTGGGGCGGCCCGCCCGGGGTGGGCCTGCTGGTGGTGCGCAAGGGCACCCGCTGGGAGTCGCCGTGGCCGGCCGACGAGCGGGAGTCGGGGCGTACCCCGGGGACGTTGAACCTGCCGGCGGTGGTGGCGGCGGCGGCGAGCCTGCGCGCGGCGGCGGCCGACGCGGCGGCCGAGGCGGCCCGGCTGGCGCCGCTGGTGGACCGGATCCGGGCGCGGGTGGCGGCAGAGGTGCCGGACGTGGAGGTGGTGGGTGACCCCGACCACCGGCTGCCGCACCTGGTGACGTTCTCGTGCCTGTACGTCGACGGCGAGGCGCTGCTGCACGCGCTGGACCGGCGGGGCTTCGCCGTGTCGTCGGGATCGTCGTGCACGTCGTCGACGCTGCGCCCGTCGCACGTGCTGGCGGCGATGGGGGTGCTGTCGCACGGCAACGTACGGGTGTCGCTGCACCGGGAGACCACGGAGGCGGACGTGGAGCGGTTCCTGGCGGAGCTGCCGGGGGTGGTCGCCGGCCTGCGCGCCGAGGCCGGGGTGATGGGGCTGTGA
- a CDS encoding sulfurtransferase TusA family protein, with the protein MTMPAEVLDCRGQRCPLPVIALARRLPDVPVGTAVRVLADDPAAAVDIPAWCRMRGQEFLATVTGPDGPAYDVRRTH; encoded by the coding sequence GTGACGATGCCGGCGGAGGTGCTCGACTGCCGTGGCCAGCGGTGCCCGCTGCCGGTGATCGCGCTGGCCCGCCGACTGCCCGACGTGCCGGTGGGCACGGCGGTGCGGGTGCTGGCCGACGATCCGGCCGCCGCCGTGGACATCCCGGCGTGGTGCCGGATGCGCGGCCAGGAGTTCCTGGCGACCGTCACCGGCCCCGACGGCCCCGCCTACGACGTCCGTCGCACCCACTGA
- a CDS encoding carbohydrate kinase family protein produces MKIAVTGSIATDHLMSFPGRFADQLIADQLHKVSLSFLVDDLVLRRGGVAANIAFGMGQLGLRPVLVGAVGADFADYRSWLERHGVDCESVHVSEVAHTARFVCTTDTDMCQIASFYAGAMSEARNIELSPVADRLAGLDLVLVGANDPEAMLRHSAECRERGFKFAADPSQQLARMPGEDVVGLIDGAEYLMTNDYEKSLLQSKAGLSDEQLLDLVTIRVTTLGKHGVEIVGRGIDPIHVPIARETQAVDPTGVGDGFRAGFFTALSWGLGLERAAQVGSLLATLVLETVGTQEYQVRPDLFVKRLGESYGDEAADEVRAHLLP; encoded by the coding sequence ATGAAGATCGCCGTGACCGGCTCGATCGCCACCGACCACCTGATGAGTTTCCCCGGCCGGTTCGCCGACCAGCTCATCGCCGATCAGCTGCACAAGGTGTCGCTCTCCTTCCTGGTGGACGATCTCGTGCTGCGTCGCGGCGGAGTGGCGGCCAACATCGCGTTCGGCATGGGGCAGCTCGGCCTGCGGCCGGTGCTCGTCGGTGCGGTCGGGGCGGATTTCGCCGACTACCGCTCCTGGCTGGAGCGGCACGGGGTGGACTGCGAATCGGTGCACGTCAGCGAGGTCGCCCACACCGCCCGCTTCGTCTGCACCACCGACACCGACATGTGTCAGATCGCCTCGTTCTACGCGGGTGCGATGAGCGAGGCCCGCAACATCGAACTGTCCCCGGTCGCGGACCGGCTCGCCGGGCTGGACCTGGTGCTGGTCGGCGCGAACGACCCGGAGGCCATGCTGCGGCACTCCGCCGAGTGTCGCGAGCGCGGCTTCAAGTTCGCCGCCGACCCTTCCCAGCAGCTCGCCCGGATGCCCGGCGAGGACGTGGTGGGGCTGATCGACGGTGCCGAGTACCTGATGACCAACGACTACGAGAAGTCGCTGTTGCAGAGCAAGGCCGGGCTCAGTGACGAGCAGTTGCTCGACCTGGTCACGATCCGGGTCACCACGCTGGGCAAGCACGGTGTGGAGATCGTCGGACGGGGCATCGACCCCATCCACGTGCCGATCGCCCGGGAGACCCAGGCGGTCGACCCGACCGGTGTCGGCGACGGCTTCCGCGCCGGCTTCTTCACGGCGCTGTCCTGGGGGCTCGGCCTGGAACGGGCCGCCCAGGTGGGCTCGCTGCTCGCCACGCTGGTGCTGGAGACGGTGGGCACCCAGGAATACCAGGTTCGTCCCGACCTGTTCGTCAAGCGCCTCGGCGAGTCCTACGGCGACGAGGCCGCCGACGAGGTCCGCGCGCACCTGCTGCCGTAG
- the erpA gene encoding iron-sulfur cluster insertion protein ErpA encodes MTTPAQTDSTEAKAPTSVVLTDVAAQKVKALIEQEGRDDLRLRVAVQPGGCSGLRYQLFFDERSLDGDVVTDFDGVEVVVDRMSAPYLTGATIDFADRIDAQGFTIDNPNAGNSCACGDSFS; translated from the coding sequence GTGACCACGCCAGCGCAGACCGACTCGACCGAGGCCAAGGCCCCCACGTCCGTCGTCCTCACCGACGTCGCGGCGCAGAAGGTCAAGGCCCTGATCGAGCAGGAAGGCCGTGACGACCTGCGGCTCCGGGTCGCCGTGCAGCCGGGTGGCTGCTCCGGCCTGCGATACCAGCTCTTCTTCGACGAGCGTTCGCTCGACGGTGACGTCGTCACCGACTTCGACGGCGTCGAGGTCGTCGTCGACCGGATGAGCGCTCCCTACCTGACCGGCGCGACGATCGACTTCGCCGACCGGATCGACGCCCAGGGCTTCACCATCGACAACCCCAACGCGGGCAACTCCTGCGCCTGCGGCGACTCGTTCAGCTGA
- a CDS encoding glycerate kinase, with the protein MCAATLLGMRVLLCPDTFAGTLSAPQAASAVAEGWREVAPADELLLRPLSDGGPGFLDVLAGAVPGRRVPVPTVDPLGRPVTGEILLTDDGATAWLESAQACGLHLLAAAERDPKVTTSYGLGLLVTAAVEAGARTVLVGLGGSATNDGGAGLLTALGVTPLDATGLALPYGGAALVGVAALDGAPRLRDARLVAASDVDNPLLGLHGASNVFGPQKGADRADVLLLDAALQRWADVLERDLPGCPHGLGALPGGGAAGGLGAAVLALGGHRESGIGLVTRATGLDAALDTVDLVVTGEGSFDHQSLRGKVVAGVAGGARDRGLPCVVLAGQVSTGRREAAAAGVTDAYSLVEHFGGEQRGGLTAALERPAEGLRALGARLARQWSR; encoded by the coding sequence CGGCCTCGGCGGTCGCCGAGGGCTGGCGGGAGGTCGCCCCCGCCGACGAGCTGCTGCTCCGCCCCCTGTCCGATGGCGGCCCCGGCTTCCTCGACGTGCTCGCGGGGGCGGTGCCCGGTCGGCGGGTGCCCGTGCCCACCGTCGACCCGCTGGGCCGGCCCGTGACCGGTGAGATCCTGCTCACCGACGACGGGGCGACCGCCTGGCTGGAGAGCGCCCAGGCGTGCGGCCTGCACCTGCTCGCCGCTGCCGAACGCGACCCGAAGGTCACCACCTCGTACGGGCTGGGACTGCTGGTCACCGCCGCGGTGGAGGCCGGTGCCCGCACCGTGCTGGTCGGGCTCGGCGGCTCCGCCACCAACGACGGCGGCGCGGGCCTGCTGACCGCGCTCGGGGTGACCCCGCTCGACGCCACCGGACTGGCCCTGCCGTACGGCGGCGCCGCACTGGTGGGCGTGGCCGCGCTGGACGGCGCGCCCCGGCTGCGCGACGCCCGGCTGGTCGCCGCCAGCGACGTGGACAACCCGCTGCTGGGCCTGCACGGGGCGAGCAACGTGTTCGGCCCGCAGAAGGGTGCCGACCGTGCCGACGTGCTGCTGCTCGACGCGGCGCTGCAACGCTGGGCGGACGTCCTGGAACGGGACCTGCCCGGCTGCCCGCACGGGCTCGGCGCGCTGCCCGGCGGCGGTGCGGCCGGCGGGCTGGGGGCGGCGGTGCTGGCGCTGGGTGGGCACCGCGAGTCGGGCATCGGCCTCGTCACCCGCGCCACCGGTCTGGACGCGGCCCTCGACACCGTCGACCTGGTCGTGACGGGGGAGGGATCCTTCGACCACCAGTCGCTGCGCGGCAAGGTGGTCGCCGGGGTGGCCGGTGGGGCCCGGGACCGGGGGCTGCCCTGCGTGGTGCTCGCCGGTCAGGTGAGCACCGGCCGCCGGGAGGCCGCCGCGGCGGGAGTGACCGACGCGTACAGCCTGGTGGAGCACTTCGGGGGCGAGCAGCGCGGCGGCCTGACGGCCGCGCTGGAGCGGCCCGCCGAGGGGCTGCGGGCGCTCGGCGCGCGACTGGCCCGCCAGTGGAGCAGGTGA